The Petropleomorpha daqingensis genome includes a window with the following:
- a CDS encoding pyridoxal-phosphate-dependent aminotransferase family protein gives MPLRSRTLLGPGPSNPYPEATVALGYPLLGHLDPLFLQVLDETSDRLRTIFGTANRRTLPLSATGSAGMEAAFVNTVGPGDVVVVAVNGLFGQRMVDVASRCGAEVIAVEHEWGQPVDASRVLAAHPAPKLIAAVHAETSTGVRSDLTPLAEGKGDALLLADCVTSLGGIPVLLDEWGVDLAYSGSQKCLGVAPGLAPFTISDRAWERRIEKPQSWYLDLGMLGGYAGEAAGSGGRTYHHTAPTGMVVSLHAGLGRILDEGLEAVHARHEEAGRLLHEGLEALGLELFAADGYRLPELTTVKVPDGVDSAAVRKELLERYDLEIGGGVGAYAATVWRIGLMGQNARPDTVALVLAALKEVLGR, from the coding sequence ATGCCGCTGCGTTCCCGCACCCTGCTCGGTCCCGGCCCGTCCAACCCCTACCCGGAGGCGACCGTCGCGCTCGGGTATCCGCTGCTGGGCCACCTGGACCCGCTGTTCCTGCAGGTGCTGGACGAGACGTCGGACCGGCTGCGCACGATCTTCGGGACGGCGAACCGGCGCACGCTGCCGCTGTCGGCGACCGGCTCGGCCGGCATGGAGGCCGCGTTCGTCAACACCGTCGGGCCCGGTGACGTCGTCGTCGTCGCGGTCAACGGGCTGTTCGGGCAGCGGATGGTCGACGTCGCGTCGCGCTGCGGCGCCGAGGTCATCGCGGTCGAGCACGAGTGGGGGCAGCCCGTGGACGCTTCGCGCGTCCTGGCCGCGCACCCCGCACCCAAGCTGATCGCCGCCGTGCACGCCGAGACCTCGACCGGCGTGCGCTCGGACCTCACCCCGCTGGCCGAGGGCAAGGGCGACGCGCTGCTGCTCGCCGACTGCGTCACCTCGCTGGGCGGCATCCCGGTGCTCCTGGACGAGTGGGGCGTCGACCTGGCGTACTCCGGCTCGCAGAAGTGCCTGGGTGTCGCGCCCGGCCTGGCGCCGTTCACGATCAGCGACCGCGCGTGGGAGCGGCGGATCGAGAAGCCGCAGAGCTGGTACCTCGACCTGGGCATGCTCGGCGGCTACGCCGGGGAGGCCGCCGGGTCCGGTGGCCGCACCTACCACCACACCGCGCCGACCGGCATGGTCGTCTCGCTGCACGCAGGGCTCGGCCGGATCCTCGACGAGGGGCTCGAGGCCGTCCACGCCCGGCACGAGGAGGCCGGCCGGCTGCTGCACGAGGGCCTGGAGGCTCTCGGCCTGGAGCTGTTCGCGGCCGACGGGTACCGGCTGCCCGAGCTGACGACGGTGAAGGTGCCGGACGGCGTCGACTCCGCCGCGGTGCGCAAGGAACTGCTGGAGCGCTACGACCTGGAGATCGGCGGCGGCGTCGGGGCCTACGCGGCGACGGTCTGGCGGATCGGGCTCATGGGGCAGAACGCGCGGCCCGACACGGTGGCGCTGGTGCTCGCGGCCCTCAAGGAGGTCCTCGGCCGCTAG
- a CDS encoding glycosyltransferase: MRVLVAAMPFAGHVGPMVAVAAELARRGHEVVAHTGAKYGSRFSDVGATWLPWERAPDFEESDLSATFPDVTDGRGLRAVTANVEHVFLRSAAGQARDILAAGPFDLLVSDQLTGGSALAGEASGTPWASVAVTPLALPSRDLPPFGLGLLPGRGPLGRARDAALRRITALVLGRKLDAVAAEVRASVDLPATRVPALEAFYSPYLVLTHGVPELEYPRSDLPPQVHFVGHLAPPPSGRPLPPWWASLPDDRPLVHVTQGTYDVDPAELLLPSLTGLADAGVTVAAATGGAALPPGAVPGNAHQAAFLPYDSLLPRTSVVVTNGGWGGVLASLAAGVPLVVAGGTIDKPEIARRVAWSGAGLDLRTGRPSPAKVRAAVERVLAEPSFAERARAVGESLARHGGAATAADLLERLAETGAPVRREEAG; encoded by the coding sequence GTGCGCGTGCTCGTCGCGGCCATGCCGTTCGCCGGCCACGTCGGGCCGATGGTCGCGGTCGCGGCGGAGCTGGCCCGCCGCGGCCACGAGGTGGTCGCCCACACCGGGGCGAAGTACGGCTCCCGGTTCTCCGACGTCGGCGCCACCTGGCTGCCGTGGGAGCGGGCGCCGGACTTCGAGGAGTCCGACCTGTCGGCGACCTTCCCCGATGTCACCGACGGGCGCGGGCTGCGGGCGGTCACGGCCAACGTCGAGCACGTGTTCCTGCGCAGCGCGGCCGGCCAGGCGCGCGACATCCTGGCGGCGGGTCCGTTCGACCTCCTGGTCTCCGACCAGCTCACCGGCGGCTCGGCGCTGGCCGGCGAGGCGAGCGGGACGCCCTGGGCGTCGGTCGCCGTGACGCCGCTCGCGCTGCCCAGCCGCGATCTGCCGCCGTTCGGGCTCGGGTTGCTGCCCGGGCGGGGTCCGCTGGGCCGTGCCCGCGACGCGGCGCTGCGGCGGATCACCGCGCTCGTTCTGGGTCGGAAGCTGGACGCGGTCGCCGCCGAGGTCCGCGCATCGGTGGACCTGCCGGCGACGCGGGTCCCGGCGCTGGAGGCCTTCTACTCGCCGTACCTCGTGCTCACGCACGGTGTTCCGGAGCTGGAGTACCCGCGCAGCGACCTGCCCCCGCAGGTGCACTTCGTGGGGCACCTGGCGCCACCGCCGAGCGGGCGGCCGCTGCCGCCGTGGTGGGCGTCGCTGCCCGACGACCGGCCGCTCGTGCACGTCACCCAGGGCACCTACGACGTCGACCCGGCCGAGCTGCTGCTCCCGTCCCTGACCGGGCTCGCGGACGCCGGGGTGACCGTGGCGGCGGCGACCGGGGGAGCGGCGCTGCCTCCCGGTGCCGTGCCGGGCAACGCGCACCAGGCGGCGTTCCTGCCCTACGACTCGTTGCTGCCGAGGACGTCGGTGGTGGTGACCAACGGCGGCTGGGGCGGGGTGCTCGCCTCGCTGGCGGCCGGAGTCCCGCTCGTCGTCGCCGGCGGGACGATCGACAAGCCGGAGATCGCCCGCCGCGTCGCGTGGTCCGGCGCCGGCCTCGACCTGCGCACCGGCCGGCCCTCGCCGGCGAAGGTCCGCGCGGCCGTGGAGCGGGTGCTGGCCGAGCCGTCGTTCGCCGAGCGGGCGCGGGCGGTGGGGGAGTCGCTGGCCCGCCACGGCGGCGCGGCCACCGCCGCCGACCTGCTGGAGCGGCTGGCCGAGACCGGAGCCCCCGTGCGCCGGGAGGAGGCCGGCTGA
- a CDS encoding replication-associated recombination protein A, producing the protein MSSLFDEPVEETGAVDPGAPLAVRMRPRSLDEVVGQQHLLGPRSPLRRLVEADEPMSVVLYGPPGTGKTTLAHVISLATKRQFVQLSALDSGVKEVRAVITAAKRELTFAGRRTVLFIDEVHRFSKTQQDSLLAAVEDRIVSLIAATTENPYFSVVSPLLSRSLVLALQPLEDDDIRTLLHRALTSDRGLDGAVTLTEEAGEHLVRIAGGDGRKALTALESGAGAAIAAGHAELDLETLETAVAQAAVRYDRQGDQHYDVASALIKSIRGSDVDAALHYLARMVEAGEDPRFIARRLVISASEDIGMADPTALLTAVAAADAVAFIGMPEGHFPLAQAVVHLATAPKSNAVTVAMGESVADVRAGLAGPVPAGLRDAHYSGAKKLGHGKTYVYPHAHPDGIVPQQYPPDALVGKDYYRPTGRGAEAAIGARLGKLRAILRRPR; encoded by the coding sequence GTGAGTTCGCTGTTCGACGAGCCCGTCGAGGAGACCGGCGCCGTCGATCCCGGGGCGCCGCTGGCGGTGCGCATGCGGCCGCGCTCGCTCGACGAGGTGGTCGGGCAGCAGCACCTGCTCGGTCCGCGCTCGCCGCTGCGCAGGCTGGTCGAGGCCGATGAGCCGATGTCCGTCGTCCTCTACGGCCCGCCCGGCACCGGCAAGACGACTCTCGCGCACGTGATCTCCCTGGCCACCAAGCGCCAGTTCGTCCAGCTCTCGGCGCTCGACTCGGGTGTCAAGGAGGTCCGCGCGGTCATCACCGCGGCCAAGCGGGAGCTGACCTTCGCCGGCCGGCGCACCGTGCTGTTCATCGACGAGGTCCACCGCTTCTCCAAGACCCAGCAGGACTCGCTGCTGGCCGCGGTCGAGGACCGCATCGTCAGCCTCATCGCCGCGACCACCGAGAACCCGTACTTCTCCGTGGTCAGCCCGCTGCTGTCGCGCTCCCTCGTGCTCGCCCTCCAGCCCCTCGAGGACGACGACATCCGGACGCTCCTGCACCGCGCGCTCACCAGCGACCGCGGTCTCGACGGCGCGGTCACGCTGACCGAGGAGGCCGGGGAGCACCTCGTCCGCATCGCCGGCGGCGACGGGCGCAAGGCGCTCACCGCCCTGGAATCCGGCGCCGGTGCCGCGATCGCGGCCGGGCACGCCGAGCTCGACCTCGAGACCCTCGAGACCGCGGTGGCGCAGGCCGCGGTCCGCTACGACCGGCAGGGCGACCAGCACTACGACGTCGCCAGCGCGCTGATCAAGTCGATCCGCGGTTCGGACGTCGACGCAGCGCTGCACTACCTGGCCCGGATGGTCGAGGCAGGGGAGGACCCGCGGTTCATCGCCCGCCGGCTGGTCATCAGCGCCAGCGAGGACATCGGGATGGCCGATCCGACCGCGCTGCTCACCGCGGTCGCCGCCGCCGACGCGGTCGCGTTCATCGGCATGCCCGAGGGGCACTTCCCGCTCGCCCAGGCCGTCGTCCACCTGGCCACGGCACCCAAGTCGAACGCGGTCACCGTGGCCATGGGCGAGTCGGTCGCCGACGTGCGCGCCGGGCTGGCCGGGCCGGTGCCCGCCGGGCTGCGCGACGCGCACTACTCCGGGGCCAAGAAGCTCGGCCACGGCAAGACCTACGTCTACCCGCACGCCCACCCCGACGGCATCGTGCCGCAGCAGTACCCGCCCGACGCGCTGGTCGGCAAGGACTACTACCGGCCGACCGGCCGCGGCGCCGAGGCCGCCATCGGCGCGCGTCTGGGGAAGCTGCGCGCCATCCTCCGGCGTCCCCGGTGA
- a CDS encoding DUF948 domain-containing protein yields the protein MSASEWIGLAAVVVFAALVLLLAVPLRKLGRYLDEAAATLRWTREQQPAPVADRPSTAPRVADEPAGPVRSTVAEPVDVPPPHVVAEPAPLGTVVSATLGGPLIKVASLGYGVRTAARIRQESRARATAGRRGSSARRTSRRAA from the coding sequence GTGAGCGCAAGCGAGTGGATCGGGCTGGCCGCGGTCGTGGTCTTCGCCGCGCTGGTGCTGCTGCTGGCGGTGCCGCTGCGCAAGCTCGGGCGGTACCTGGACGAGGCCGCCGCCACCCTGCGGTGGACCCGCGAACAGCAGCCGGCGCCGGTCGCGGACCGGCCGAGCACCGCCCCCCGGGTGGCGGACGAACCGGCCGGGCCCGTGCGCAGCACCGTGGCCGAGCCGGTCGACGTGCCGCCGCCCCACGTCGTCGCTGAGCCCGCCCCGCTGGGCACCGTCGTGTCCGCGACCCTCGGCGGGCCGCTGATCAAGGTGGCGTCCCTCGGTTACGGCGTCCGCACGGCAGCGCGGATCCGGCAGGAGAGCCGGGCACGCGCCACGGCCGGCCGGCGCGGCTCGTCCGCGCGCCGCACCTCCCGGCGGGCGGCATGA